The following are encoded in a window of Artemia franciscana chromosome 19, ASM3288406v1, whole genome shotgun sequence genomic DNA:
- the LOC136039325 gene encoding chloride intracellular channel Clic-like, with protein MSEENANGTEDVREIELIIKASTIDGRRKGACLFCQEYFMDLYLLAELKTISLKVTTVDMLKPPPDFRTNFEATHPPILIDNGLAVLENEKIERHIMKNVPGGHNLFVQDKEVASKIENVYSKFKIMLLKKDEASKTALVNNLRKIDEHLGKKSSRFLTGDTLCCFDCELMPKLQHIRVAGKYFMDFEILADMKNLWRYMASMYQLDAFTQSCPADQDIINHYKLQQGARMKKHEELEAPTHTTSVPAGI; from the exons ATGTCGGAAGAAAATGCAAACGGAACTGAAGATGTTCGTGAGATTGAACTTATTATTAAA GCGTCTACAATCGATGGGAGACGAAAAGGGGCGTGCCTATTTTGCCAGGAATACTTCATGGATTTGTACTTGCTTGCAGAGCTAAAAACAATCAGCTTGAAAGTCACCACAGTGGACATGCTGAAACCTCCTCCAGATTTCAG gacTAATTTTGAAGCAACTCATCCGCCCATTCTAATTGACAATGGATTAGCGgttttagaaaatgaaaaaattgagagACACATCATGAAGAACGTCCCCGGAGGCCATAACTTGTTTGTTCAGGATAAAGAAGTTGcttctaaaattgaaaatgtttacAGT aaattcaaaattatgttgttaAAGAAAGACGAAGCATCCAAAACTGCCCTGGTCAACAATTTAAGGAAAATAGACGAACACCTCGGAAAGAAATCCAGTAGATTTTTGACCGGTGACACTCTTTGCTGCTTTGATTGCGAGCTGATGCCAAAACTTCAACATATCCGTGTTGCTg GCAAATATTTTATGGACTTTGAAATTCTAGCTGACATGAAAAACCTTTGGCGTTACATGGCTTCTATGTATCAACTTGATGCATTTACGCAAAGCTGCCCAGCTGATCAAGATATTATTAATCACTATAAGTTGCAACAG